One genomic region from Proteiniborus ethanoligenes encodes:
- a CDS encoding DNA-directed RNA polymerase subunit beta: MVHPVSYGKRVRMSYSRINEVLELPDLIEVQKRSYDWFIHEGLKEVFEDISPIQDYTGNLILEFVDYSLGDESKYEEEESKERDVNFAAPLKVKVRLINKETGEVKEQEVFMGDFPLMTEKGTFIINGAERVIVSQLVRSPGVYYAEDIDKTGKRLYSSTVIPNRGAWLEYESDSNDIVYVRVDRTRKLPITILLRALGYSSNEEIIQLVGESEQVLKTLEKDGTKTQEEALLEIYKRLRPGEPPTVDSARSLINTLFFDPKRYDLAKVGRYKFNKKLSLYNRIANRKAANTIIDQNTGEILIEKDEKISRKKAIEIENAGINVVDVLVDDNKIVRVVGNHFVDIKAFNLPFSIDDLGLKEKIYYPVMKELIDKFGKTDELKEAIKERVRELSPKHIINSDIVASVNYEFNLFFDIGNIDDIDHLGNRRLRSVGELLQNQFRIGLSRMERVVRERMTIQDMDVVTPQALINIRPVAAAIKEFFGSSQLSQFMDQTNPLAELTHKRRMSALGPGGLSRDRAGFEVRDVHHSHYGRMCPIETPEGPNIGLITSLTTYARINDYGFIEAPYRRVDKDNGLVTHEIDYLTADVEDEFIIAQSNEPLDAEGKFVNKRALSRAKYGSIEVVPVDEVDYMDVSPKQIVSVGTAMIPFLENDDANRALMGANMQRQAVPLLKTQAPIIGTGMEYRAAKDSGVVIIARNSGVVIRVSSDEILVRRDDDGQIDKYSLLKFKRSNQGTCINQRPIVRKNERIEKGQVIADGPSTDQGEIALGKNLLIAFMTWEGYNYEDAILINEKVVREDILTSVHIEEYESEARDTKLGPEEITRDIPNVGEDSLKDLDERGIIRIGAEVEANDILVGKVTPKGETELTAEERLLRAIFGEKAREVRDTSLRVPHGESGIIVDVKVFTRENGDELSPGVNQLVRVYIATKRKINVGDKMCGRHGNKGVVSRILPEEDMPYLPDGTPLEIVLNPLGVPSRMNIGQVLEVHLGLAAKKLGWMVATPVFDGANENDIWDALRNAGEPESGKILLRDGRTGEYFDNPVTVGYMYMLKLHHLVDDKIHARSTGPYSLVTQQPLGGKAQFGGQRFGEMEVWALEAYGASHTLQEILTVKSDDVVGRVKTYEAIVKGENIPEPGIPESFKVLIKELQSLALDVKVLTENQEIEIKESVDDEIGELNIGFDTEDKDSEFESEYYNDYNENNIEEIDEDIDIEDADDKFIFDEDDNLFDDGFDE, encoded by the coding sequence TCGTATGAGTTATTCTAGGATTAATGAGGTTTTAGAGCTGCCGGATTTAATCGAGGTACAAAAAAGGTCCTATGATTGGTTTATCCATGAGGGGCTAAAAGAAGTATTTGAGGACATTTCCCCAATACAAGACTATACTGGAAACTTAATTCTAGAGTTTGTGGATTATAGTCTTGGAGACGAATCAAAGTACGAAGAAGAAGAATCAAAAGAAAGAGATGTAAACTTTGCAGCACCGTTAAAGGTAAAGGTTAGACTTATAAACAAAGAAACTGGAGAAGTTAAAGAACAAGAAGTGTTCATGGGCGACTTCCCACTAATGACCGAAAAAGGAACCTTTATTATTAATGGAGCAGAGAGAGTAATAGTAAGCCAGCTAGTTAGATCACCAGGGGTATACTATGCAGAAGATATAGACAAAACAGGTAAAAGACTATATTCTTCTACTGTAATACCTAATAGAGGCGCTTGGCTAGAATATGAAAGTGATTCAAATGACATCGTTTATGTTAGAGTAGATAGAACAAGGAAACTTCCTATTACTATTTTACTTAGAGCATTAGGATATAGCTCCAATGAGGAAATCATACAGCTCGTAGGAGAAAGCGAGCAAGTACTTAAGACTCTTGAAAAAGATGGAACTAAGACACAAGAAGAGGCTTTGTTAGAAATATACAAAAGACTTAGACCGGGTGAGCCTCCTACTGTAGACAGTGCTAGATCTCTTATAAACACCTTATTTTTTGATCCTAAAAGATATGATCTTGCTAAAGTAGGTAGATATAAGTTCAATAAAAAACTATCTCTTTACAATAGAATTGCAAATAGGAAAGCAGCAAATACGATAATAGATCAAAATACAGGTGAAATATTGATTGAAAAAGACGAGAAAATATCCAGGAAAAAAGCTATTGAGATAGAGAATGCAGGTATAAATGTTGTTGATGTACTAGTTGATGACAACAAGATAGTCAGAGTTGTGGGAAATCATTTTGTAGACATTAAAGCGTTTAATCTGCCTTTTTCTATTGACGATCTTGGTCTCAAGGAGAAGATATATTATCCTGTAATGAAGGAATTAATAGATAAGTTCGGCAAAACTGACGAACTAAAAGAGGCTATTAAAGAGAGAGTCAGAGAGCTTTCACCAAAGCATATAATCAACTCAGATATAGTTGCATCAGTAAACTATGAATTCAATTTATTTTTTGACATCGGAAACATTGATGATATAGATCATCTAGGTAATAGAAGACTACGTTCTGTTGGTGAACTTTTACAAAATCAGTTCAGAATAGGATTATCTAGGATGGAAAGAGTAGTCAGAGAGAGAATGACCATTCAAGACATGGATGTAGTTACACCTCAAGCTCTGATTAACATTAGACCTGTTGCAGCGGCTATAAAAGAATTTTTTGGCAGCAGCCAGCTGTCTCAATTTATGGATCAGACCAATCCACTAGCAGAGCTTACTCATAAGAGAAGAATGTCTGCATTAGGACCAGGAGGTCTTAGTAGAGATAGAGCTGGATTTGAAGTAAGGGACGTTCATCATTCACACTATGGAAGAATGTGTCCTATAGAGACACCAGAAGGACCAAACATTGGTCTTATTACATCACTTACTACTTATGCTAGAATAAACGATTATGGTTTTATTGAGGCGCCATACAGAAGAGTTGACAAGGATAATGGCCTAGTTACTCATGAAATTGATTATTTAACAGCTGATGTTGAAGATGAGTTTATTATAGCACAGTCTAATGAGCCGTTAGATGCAGAGGGTAAATTTGTTAATAAAAGAGCATTATCCAGAGCTAAATACGGAAGTATTGAAGTAGTTCCAGTTGATGAAGTAGATTATATGGATGTATCTCCTAAGCAAATAGTTTCAGTAGGTACTGCCATGATACCTTTCCTAGAGAATGACGATGCCAACAGAGCCCTAATGGGTGCTAACATGCAACGTCAAGCTGTGCCATTGCTTAAAACACAAGCACCAATAATTGGAACTGGTATGGAATATAGAGCAGCAAAGGATTCAGGAGTAGTAATAATTGCACGAAATAGTGGAGTTGTTATTCGTGTATCTTCTGATGAAATATTAGTTAGAAGAGATGACGACGGACAAATTGACAAATATAGTCTACTGAAATTTAAGCGTTCTAATCAAGGAACCTGTATAAACCAAAGACCTATTGTTAGAAAAAACGAGAGAATTGAAAAAGGTCAGGTTATTGCTGATGGACCATCTACAGATCAAGGAGAAATAGCATTAGGTAAGAACCTACTCATTGCATTTATGACATGGGAAGGCTATAACTATGAAGATGCTATATTAATAAACGAAAAGGTTGTAAGAGAAGATATACTCACTTCTGTTCATATTGAAGAATATGAATCAGAGGCCAGAGATACAAAACTTGGACCTGAAGAAATAACTAGAGATATACCAAATGTAGGAGAAGACTCATTAAAAGACTTAGATGAAAGAGGAATAATAAGAATAGGTGCAGAGGTTGAAGCAAATGATATACTAGTTGGTAAAGTTACTCCAAAGGGCGAGACAGAGCTTACAGCAGAGGAAAGATTATTAAGGGCTATTTTTGGTGAAAAAGCTAGAGAAGTTAGAGATACTTCCCTTAGAGTTCCTCATGGAGAATCAGGAATAATTGTAGATGTTAAAGTATTTACTAGAGAAAATGGAGATGAACTTTCTCCTGGAGTAAACCAACTCGTCAGAGTTTATATTGCTACAAAACGTAAAATTAATGTTGGAGACAAAATGTGTGGTAGACACGGGAACAAAGGTGTTGTTTCAAGAATCCTTCCTGAGGAGGATATGCCTTATTTACCAGATGGAACACCGCTTGAAATAGTCCTTAACCCGCTTGGAGTACCATCACGTATGAATATTGGTCAGGTCCTAGAAGTACACTTAGGATTAGCTGCTAAGAAGCTAGGATGGATGGTTGCTACGCCTGTATTTGATGGTGCTAACGAAAATGATATATGGGATGCATTAAGAAATGCAGGAGAACCAGAAAGTGGTAAAATATTATTACGAGATGGTAGAACAGGAGAATATTTTGATAATCCTGTTACAGTAGGATACATGTACATGCTAAAACTTCATCACTTAGTAGATGATAAGATACATGCCAGATCTACAGGGCCTTATTCATTAGTTACTCAACAGCCTCTAGGTGGTAAGGCACAGTTTGGAGGACAGAGATTTGGTGAGATGGAGGTATGGGCATTAGAGGCTTATGGTGCTTCACATACATTACAAGAGATATTAACAGTTAAATCTGATGACGTGGTAGGACGTGTTAAAACATATGAGGCAATAGTAAAAGGTGAAAATATACCTGAGCCAGGAATACCAGAATCCTTCAAGGTTCTTATAAAAGAATTACAGAGTTTAGCCTTAGACGTTAAAGTATTGACTGAAAATCAAGAAATAGAAATCAAAGAGTCAGTAGATGACGAAATAGGTGAACTTAACATAGGCTTTGATACAGAAGACAAAGATAGTGAATTCGAAAGTGAATACTATAATGATTATAACGAAAACAATATTGAGGAAATAGACGAAGATATTGATATTGAAGATGCTGATGATAAGTTTATTTTTGATGAAGATGATAACTTGTTTGATGATGGTTTTGATGAATAA